The Hymenobacter sp. GOD-10R genome includes a window with the following:
- a CDS encoding MFS transporter: MATQLSPASRSYATTVEAAPLEKVSPRRLKAILSGSVGNLVEWYDWYVFSSFSLYFSGSFFPSGDPTAQLLQTAGIFALGFLMRPIGGWMFGRIADKVGRKQSMTLSVLLMSLGSLLIALTPTYQTVGIVAPVMLLTARLLQGLSVGGEYGVSATYLSEMATRKRRGFYSSFLYFTLIGAQLLALGIQLVLQKVLLTEAQLLSWGWRIPFVIGAALSVVALYLRSNLDETPVFQTQQHTPDDQRGSVQVLLKHPRAVLTVVGLTMGGTLAFYTFTTYMLKFLVNTAHMSKESATNICFLSLLVFAGLQPVFGALSDRIGRRPLLLFFGLFGAVGTVPLLTALSHTTTPWVAFVLLVVALTIVSGYSGINAVVKAELFPVEIRALGIGLPHALTVALFGGTAEYLALWWKGTGHESYFYWYIAGCIGLSLLVFLSMEETRQTSRLNLEEGG, translated from the coding sequence GTGGCTACCCAACTCTCACCAGCTTCTCGCTCCTACGCCACTACGGTGGAGGCCGCGCCGCTGGAGAAAGTTTCGCCTCGACGGCTCAAGGCTATCCTGAGTGGCTCGGTCGGCAATTTGGTGGAGTGGTACGACTGGTACGTTTTCTCGTCCTTCTCGCTGTACTTCTCGGGCTCGTTTTTTCCCTCCGGCGACCCCACTGCGCAGCTGCTTCAAACGGCCGGCATCTTTGCCCTAGGTTTCCTGATGCGCCCCATCGGGGGCTGGATGTTTGGCCGCATTGCCGATAAAGTAGGCCGCAAGCAGTCCATGACACTGTCGGTGCTGCTGATGTCGTTGGGCTCCTTGCTCATCGCCCTCACGCCGACTTACCAAACCGTGGGCATTGTGGCGCCCGTCATGCTGCTCACGGCCCGGCTGCTGCAAGGCCTGAGTGTGGGTGGCGAATACGGAGTGTCGGCCACGTACCTCAGCGAAATGGCCACCCGCAAACGGCGAGGTTTTTACTCTAGCTTCCTGTATTTCACGCTTATAGGAGCCCAATTACTAGCCCTCGGCATTCAACTGGTGCTGCAAAAAGTACTGCTCACGGAAGCGCAGCTTCTGAGCTGGGGCTGGCGTATTCCGTTTGTGATTGGCGCAGCTTTGTCGGTGGTGGCTTTGTACTTGCGCAGCAACCTCGACGAGACGCCTGTTTTCCAGACCCAGCAGCATACCCCCGACGACCAGCGGGGCAGCGTGCAAGTACTCCTGAAGCACCCGCGCGCCGTGCTGACGGTGGTGGGCCTCACGATGGGTGGCACGCTCGCCTTCTACACGTTCACCACCTACATGCTGAAGTTTTTGGTGAACACCGCCCACATGAGCAAGGAGTCGGCCACCAACATCTGCTTTCTGTCGTTGCTCGTGTTTGCGGGCTTGCAGCCGGTTTTCGGGGCGTTGTCCGACCGCATTGGGCGGCGGCCGCTGCTGCTGTTCTTTGGTTTGTTTGGGGCAGTGGGCACCGTCCCGCTGCTCACCGCCCTCAGCCACACCACCACGCCCTGGGTCGCCTTTGTGCTCCTGGTGGTAGCCCTCACCATCGTTAGCGGCTATAGCGGCATCAACGCCGTGGTGAAGGCAGAGCTGTTTCCCGTCGAAATCCGAGCCCTAGGTATCGGCTTGCCGCACGCTCTCACGGTGGCCCTATTTGGCGGCACCGCTGAATACCTAGCCTTGTGGTGGAAGGGCACGGGCCACGAATCGTATTTCTACTGGTATATCGCCGGCTGCATCGGGTTGTCGCTGCTGGTTTTCCTGTCGATGGAAGAAACCAGGCAAACTTCCCGACTTAACCTAGAGGAAGGCGGCTAA
- a CDS encoding sensor histidine kinase, with amino-acid sequence MKLNYRYTIAYAVITFFVLSIGFAIVYAALSRSVTQATIGKLEHLNAIIVSQLKSGRDYTGDPSRTNVQISRASLDSTSHGSTARIRDEWDPTLQSEVSIIRLTTYTVVGGQPYRIISKAAVVEPSDMYLTGLMLVFAWTFVFLLALVVILSEVISWYILKPFNNTLRGIQLFQLSQQNTIDLHPSRTAEFNVLNEFLVRMTAQAQSDYQGLKEFSENASHELQTPIASIKAKIELLIDSELTKKQLLLLTGMHDELERLAKINQSLTLLAKLEHYESQPEVRTDLSQLVRTTEAAFADLAEMKGIRTVEQIADDVHVPFDDSLAQLLLNNLFSNAIRHNLPGGEIQIQLSSSELVLANTGHAPSAPVSELFGRFKKGNAALDSIGIGLAIVKRISELYGHRISYTYEDGWHRIRLAFAPDQP; translated from the coding sequence GTGAAGCTCAACTACCGCTACACCATCGCCTATGCGGTTATCACGTTTTTCGTCTTGAGCATCGGCTTTGCCATTGTGTACGCGGCCCTGTCGCGCAGCGTCACCCAAGCTACCATTGGCAAGCTCGAACACCTGAACGCAATCATTGTATCCCAGCTCAAAAGTGGGCGCGACTACACTGGCGACCCGTCGCGGACCAATGTACAGATCAGCCGAGCTAGCCTCGACTCGACGAGCCACGGCAGCACGGCCAGGATTCGTGACGAGTGGGACCCAACCCTTCAGTCGGAAGTATCTATTATTCGCCTGACGACCTACACGGTGGTGGGTGGGCAGCCGTACCGCATCATTAGCAAAGCCGCAGTGGTGGAGCCCAGCGATATGTACCTGACCGGCTTGATGCTGGTCTTTGCCTGGACGTTCGTCTTTCTACTCGCCCTAGTGGTTATTCTCAGCGAGGTAATTTCCTGGTACATTCTCAAGCCGTTCAACAACACGCTCCGCGGCATTCAGCTTTTCCAGCTCAGCCAGCAGAACACCATCGACCTGCACCCAAGTCGCACGGCCGAGTTCAACGTGCTCAACGAATTCCTAGTGCGCATGACGGCGCAGGCGCAAAGCGACTATCAGGGCCTGAAGGAGTTTTCCGAAAATGCATCGCACGAGCTGCAAACGCCCATCGCAAGTATTAAGGCCAAAATTGAGCTGCTGATAGACTCGGAGCTAACCAAAAAACAATTGCTCCTGCTCACCGGCATGCACGACGAGCTAGAGCGCCTCGCCAAAATCAACCAGTCGCTAACGCTGCTGGCGAAACTAGAGCACTACGAATCGCAACCTGAGGTGCGCACCGACCTGAGCCAGCTCGTGCGCACCACCGAAGCAGCCTTCGCCGACCTAGCCGAGATGAAGGGCATCCGGACGGTGGAGCAGATTGCCGACGATGTGCACGTGCCTTTCGATGACTCCTTAGCCCAGCTTCTGCTCAATAATCTGTTCAGCAACGCTATCCGGCACAACTTACCCGGCGGCGAAATTCAAATTCAGCTTTCTTCTTCAGAATTGGTGCTGGCGAATACCGGCCATGCGCCTTCCGCGCCCGTGAGTGAGTTGTTTGGGCGCTTCAAGAAAGGCAACGCCGCACTCGACTCCATTGGCATTGGGTTGGCTATCGTAAAGCGTATCAGCGAGTTATACGGCCATCGCATCAGCTATACGTACGAAGACGGCTGGCACCGTATTCGGCTAGCTTTTGCCCCTGATCAACCCTAG
- a CDS encoding response regulator transcription factor codes for MKILLVEDHPELAKSIASYLTQEHYICEVAPTFDEAREKLALFTYDCVLLDIMLPDGNGISLLKLLRKEGVESSVIIISAQNALDFKLTGLSEGADDYITKPFPLPELHARIKAIMRRRSVHKNNIITFQDITADLESLECRVNGKLLNLTRKETNLLLYFINNKGRMLTRQAIAAHLWGDYTDNLDSVDFVYQHVKNLRKKITDAGGKDYISTVYGFGYKLNAADS; via the coding sequence ATGAAAATCTTGCTAGTGGAAGACCACCCGGAGCTGGCCAAAAGCATTGCCAGCTACCTCACGCAGGAGCATTATATCTGCGAAGTGGCTCCCACGTTCGATGAGGCACGGGAGAAGCTAGCCTTGTTCACGTATGACTGTGTGCTACTGGATATTATGCTGCCTGACGGCAATGGCATCAGCCTGCTGAAGCTGCTGCGTAAGGAGGGCGTTGAAAGCAGCGTCATCATCATCTCGGCCCAAAACGCGCTGGATTTTAAGCTAACCGGCCTGAGTGAAGGCGCCGACGACTATATCACGAAGCCGTTTCCGCTCCCCGAGCTGCACGCCCGCATCAAAGCCATTATGCGGCGGCGCAGCGTGCACAAGAATAACATTATCACCTTCCAAGACATTACCGCCGACCTAGAGTCGCTAGAGTGCCGCGTGAATGGTAAGCTACTGAATCTCACGCGCAAGGAAACCAACTTACTGCTGTACTTCATCAACAACAAGGGCCGCATGCTCACGCGGCAGGCCATCGCGGCCCACCTCTGGGGCGACTACACCGACAACCTAGATAGCGTGGACTTTGTGTACCAGCACGTGAAAAACTTGCGCAAAAAAATCACGGACGCCGGCGGCAAGGATTACATCAGCACCGTGTATGGGTTCGGATACAAGCTAAACGCGGCCGACTCGTGA
- a CDS encoding APC family permease, translated as MTSISPAAARPELVRGIRRWDFVALIINITIGAGILGLPAKIYALVGTYSLAAYVVSAAIVSLIILCFAEVSSRFSGAGGPYLYAREAFGPLVGFEVGWLLWISRLASFAALCNLFTDYAAYFWPTVGAGTGRAALMAGLIASLTLLNWVGVRTASLVNNLFTVSKLVLLILFTTVGLFFVNWQAFSFAVLPTYPSFSSAVLLLIFTFSGFDVAAIPASEIQQPQRNVPFALFTAIATVAVLFLLVQVVCIGTLPNLATAERPLASASQQFLGPGAGALVAVAAMLTALGTLNALMLTGPRLLFALAEQGQIPAIFRATHPRFRTPYVALLVSAVLKLVLAISGTFIYALTLSTIIRLTYFALTCAALPVLRRRQPEHPAPFRVLGGSVVAAVCVGLCLWLLLSSTGTEARDVAVMAIVGLGLYVAANQRKATVS; from the coding sequence ATGACTTCTATTTCCCCGGCCGCGGCACGGCCCGAACTGGTGCGCGGCATCCGGCGCTGGGACTTCGTGGCGCTCATCATTAATATTACCATTGGCGCTGGTATTCTGGGGCTTCCAGCCAAAATCTACGCCTTGGTTGGCACCTATAGCCTAGCTGCCTATGTCGTCAGCGCGGCGATTGTCTCGCTTATCATCTTGTGCTTTGCTGAGGTCAGCAGCCGGTTCAGCGGGGCCGGTGGCCCGTACTTATATGCGCGTGAAGCATTCGGGCCGCTCGTTGGGTTTGAGGTAGGCTGGCTGCTGTGGATTTCGCGCTTGGCTAGCTTTGCCGCCCTCTGCAACTTGTTTACCGATTATGCTGCTTACTTCTGGCCAACCGTAGGAGCGGGTACCGGCCGGGCGGCGCTGATGGCTGGACTTATCGCAAGCCTAACCCTACTCAACTGGGTAGGCGTGCGCACGGCTTCGCTGGTAAACAACCTCTTCACGGTAAGCAAGTTGGTGCTCCTAATCCTGTTTACGACCGTTGGGTTGTTCTTTGTGAATTGGCAGGCGTTTTCGTTTGCGGTTCTTCCCACGTATCCTAGCTTTTCCAGCGCGGTACTACTGCTCATTTTCACCTTCTCAGGCTTCGATGTGGCGGCTATTCCGGCCAGTGAGATTCAGCAGCCCCAGCGCAATGTGCCGTTCGCCTTATTCACGGCCATTGCCACGGTGGCTGTACTGTTCTTATTGGTGCAAGTGGTGTGCATCGGCACGCTCCCGAACCTAGCTACCGCTGAGCGGCCCTTAGCTAGTGCCTCGCAGCAATTTCTGGGACCCGGCGCTGGGGCGCTCGTAGCGGTAGCAGCGATGCTAACGGCCCTAGGCACCCTCAATGCGCTCATGCTCACGGGACCTAGGTTGTTGTTTGCCCTGGCCGAGCAAGGACAAATTCCCGCTATTTTCCGGGCTACGCACCCGCGGTTCCGCACGCCCTACGTGGCCTTGCTGGTATCGGCGGTGCTGAAGCTCGTGCTAGCTATTTCGGGAACGTTCATTTACGCGCTTACCCTTTCCACAATTATCCGGCTCACCTACTTCGCCCTCACATGTGCGGCCTTGCCTGTATTGCGCCGGCGCCAACCCGAGCACCCGGCGCCTTTTCGGGTGCTGGGCGGGAGCGTGGTAGCCGCCGTGTGCGTAGGCTTGTGCCTGTGGCTGTTGCTGAGTAGTACCGGCACCGAAGCGCGCGATGTTGCCGTAATGGCTATCGTAGGGCTAGGTTTGTATGTTGCTGCAAACCAACGGAAAGCAACGGTTAGCTAA